In Solanum lycopersicum chromosome 5, SLM_r2.1, the following are encoded in one genomic region:
- the LOC101261411 gene encoding uncharacterized protein isoform X2, with protein sequence MAKFIDERSDGLEILSIGKLYTGLWDKKYWSSSRGKDRYPYPIGYNALRTQNGVSYKMEIHEGLNGPLFTISSTDRQSCSGQTPDIAWESFQKKGCQIKLLHGKRHSSKIDGVEFFGFKNTFVQRLLRELVANTRGTPEQNFLSSISLRNETSEAVNQTELTVSKTDPSLLTHTEKPQSTGKRNMKGRTNNIKSTANTSLKKPRRQNKSSDIKGLNPVQQEYGDHPPSFSSSKRSCNSSEALQESETLQTINEREKVLVTIVESFDKDDHLKVDNLISRGGSKHLNTKTEVPLEEVVANTSGTPEQNFLSSISLRNETSEAVNQTEHRVSETDPNLLTHVENPQSAGKRNRIGRANNIKSAANSSLKKPRRQNKSSDIKDLNSSQPEYGEHLPPFSSSKGSCNSSEALQESETLQTINEREEVVVPVVESFYKDDHLIVDSLSSQGGRKHLNTKTEVPLQELLANISGVSEQNLLLSNSLGKETSEAVNQTEHRGSKTDQNLLTHMAKPPRAGKRNSKGRTNNIKSAANVSLKKPRRQNKSSNIKASHSGQQEYGEHLPPFSSSKGSCNSAEALQESENLQTIIEREKVLVPVVESFDKNDHLIVDSLSSQEGRKHLNCETEKPVEEYTEVQKDGKLVHFLNFLQFDRSKVLDGQVIENQMTAEKDGESPVENGTQRNNDANLWAPDTLDHQSDESFSLTAEIVKDVAAAVSTNVPDSPIIGSRPESEMGTSSLEVNSQKSEPDSAGHEIANTMMTFLLPRALPLIRTYTRKKKNDTKSPVISIHNSQDENKKIGLYLDSTSVSELDKNSLLRQKKENASSPFRGCVPASTACSLAEAIVPDSFDNYESGYTPSQGLAQILQVAEVAKEDHSVQGLCTCRPEIVEPSKSDNLEEAACNGETERENDFLPRTHKFLQASRKEVSGSKSTGAIVTGSLTKIPLSGESMMQHVSLSESIICRDFRDDSVPESNTDIKAMHTSHFLQGSSSKQCQIEQSISTDEPHIEGRSLNFYTKERSTSTNGAPFYLASRSQDEEMDQMLDHIQTSKFLDSTATNSEGNLTKMLSRDQQSVRFTGHLLDKQNQKIIFSADTTEKKENNENANMEAQQDLKSESERSGVLKVIAGYAHPMPISSVLLRRQENDLYICVLCGQPLHEDRTIFMYKAPMEGEEKGCPSFIGQVSIRFQFSDGAFRGDIELDSAAVQLTPFGQSLVLFNSVIAPSCREGDIKCQCSLCALNIFEENAVKIMQIRNGYLSLITKLKTTLRVCCILVCPPDHLVAVEESGKLYVWVMNTNWSAETEKRCLLPPDCPPFSTMKLKRIPNSASLVLGYNGFGEFRLWDIKKCMLVSNFSAASTSVFQCLPVSLFRWQRKFTAPAGVTEEIINEITDVTKMSFLEKCDNRPFCLLEDKDVAIWVLISTAPDSNSSAYQSSDQQTDPDHWWRLALLVNNTMIMGNSLDPRATAIGYSAGHGIIGRSDGLVYTWELTTGKRLQTLHHFKDAAVSSIVSDNSSHRAVAIASDGGQLLVYLPC encoded by the exons GGAAAAGACCGCTATCCTTATCCTATTGGATACAATGCTCTTAGGACTCAAAATGGAGTCTCTTACAAAATGGAAATTCATGAAGGCCTCAATGGGCCATTATTTACG ATTAGTTCTACAGATAGGCAATCATGTAGTGGGCAAACTCCAGATATTGCATGGGAGAGTTTCCAGAAAAAAGGATGTCAAATAAAATTGTTGCATGGAAAGAGACACTCCAGTAAGATTGATGGTGTGGAG TTTTTCGGGTTCAAGAACACGTTTGTTCAGAGGTTACTCAGGGAATTGGTGGCAAATACCCGTGGAACGCCAGAGCAGAATTTCTTGTCGTCTATCTCTCTTAGAAATGAGACATCTGAGGCAGTAAACCAAACTGAACTCACGGTATCAAAAACAGATCCTAGTTTGCTAACACACACGGAAAAACCACAAAGTACTGGGAAGAGAAATATGAAAGGTAGAACCAATAATATCAAGTCAACTGCCAATACAAGTCTCAAAAAACCTCGACGTCAGAATAAAAGCAGCGATATCAAAGGTTTGAATCCCGTCCAACAAGAATATGGTGATCATCCGCCTTCCTTCTCCTCAAGTAAAAGGTCTTGCAATAGTTCAGAAGCATTGCAAGAGTCAGAGACCTTGCAAACAATaaatgagagagaaaaagtGCTGGTTACAATTGTAGAATCTTTTGACAAAGATGATCATCTGAAAGTGGATAACCTTATTTCTCGAGGAGGGAGTAAGCATTTGAATACGAAGACTGAAGTACCATTAGAAGAAGTGGTGGCAAATACCAGTGGAACGCCAGAGCAGAATTTCTTGTCATCTATCTCTCTTAGGAATGAAACATCTGAGGCAGTAAACCAAACTGAACACAGGGTATCAGAAACAGATCCTAATCTGCTAACACATGTGGAAAACCCACAAAGTGCTGGGAAGAGAAATAGGATAGGTAGAGCCAATAATATCAAGTCAGCTGCCAATAGCAGTCTCAAAAAACCTCGACGACAGAATAAAAGTAGTGACATCAAAGATTTGAATTCCAGCCAACCGGAATATGGTGAACATCTGCCTCCCTTCTCCTCAAGTAAAGGATCTTGCAATAGTTCAGAAGCATTGCAAGAGTCAGAGACCTTGCAAACAATTAATGAGAGAGAAGAAGTTGTGGTTCCAGTTGTAGAATCTTTTTATAAAGATGATCATCTGATAGTAGATAGTCTTAGTTCTCAAGGAGGGAGGAAGCATTTGAATACCAAGACTGAAGTACCATTACAAGAATTGTTGGCAAATATCAGTGGAGTGTCAGAGCAGAATCTCTTGTTGTCTAACTCTCTTGGAAAGGAGACATCCGAGGCAGTAAATCAAACAGAACACAGGGGATCAAAAACAGATCAAAATCTGCTAACTCACATGGCAAAACCACCAAGAGCTGGGAAGAGAAATAGTAAAGGTAGAACCAATAATATCAAGTCAGCTGCCAATGTCAGTCTCAAAAAACCTCGACGTCAGAATAAAAGTAGCAATATCAAAGCTTCGCATTCCGGCCAACAGGAATATGGCGAACATCTGCCTCCCTTTTCCTCAAGCAAAGGGTCTTGCAATAGTGCAGAAGCATTGCAAGAGTCAGAGAATTTGCAAACTATAATTGAGAGAGAAAAAGTTCTGGTTCCAGTTGTAGAATCTTTTGACAAAAATGATCATCTAATAGTAGATAGTCTTAGTTCTCAAGAAGGGAGGAAGCATTTAAATTGTGAGACTGAAAAACCAGTAGAAGAATATACTGAAGTACAAAAAGATGGAAAGCTG GTACATTTTCTCAACTTCTTGCAGTTTGATAGGTCAAAAGTTCTGGATGGGCAGGTGATTGAGAACCAAATGACTGCAGAGAAGGATGGAGAATCACCGGTCGAGAATGGAACACAGAGAAATAATGATGCCAATCTTTGGGCACCTGATACTTTGGATCACCAATCAG ATGAATCTTTTAGTCTCACTGCAGAGATTGTGAAGGATGTTGCAGCTGCTGTTAGTACCAATGTTCCTGACTCTCCAATAATTGGTTCACGGCCAGAAAGTGAAATGGGTACATCTAGTTTGGAAGTGAATTCACAGAAAAGTGAGCCAGATTCTGCTGGACATGAAATAGCCAACACAATGATGACATTTCTGCTTCCTCGAGCACTTCCTTTGATTAGGACATAcactagaaagaaaaagaatgatacAAAATCACCAGTAATATCCATCCACAATTCTCAGGATGAAAATAAGAAGATTGGCCTCTATCTTGACTCCACATCTG TCAGTGAGCTTGACAAGAATTCACTGCTCAGacagaaaaaggaaaatgcCAGTTCTCCATTTCGAGGTTGTGTTCCAGCATCTACAGCTTGTTCCCTTGCAGAAGCTATTGTCCCTGATAGTTTTGATAATTATGAAAGTGGATATACTCCAAGTCAGGGGTTAGCTCAGATTCTACAAGTAGCTGAAGTTGCTAAAGAAGATCATAGTGTTCAAGGTTTATGTACCTGCAGACCTGAAATCGTGGAGCCATCAAAGAGTGATAATTTAGAAGAAGCAGCTTGCAATGGTGAAACAG AAAGAGAAAATGACTTCTTACCAAGAACACATAAATTTCTTCAAGCATCAAGAAAGGAAGTTAGTGGAAGCAAAAGCACTGGAGCAATTGTCACTGGGAGCTTAACTAAGATTCCACTTTCTGGTGAATCAATGATGCAACATGTTTCTTTATCTGAAAGTATCATCTGCAGAGATTTCAGAGATGATTCTGTTCCAGAGTCAAATACGGACATAAAAGCAATGCACACCTCACATTTCTTACAAGGGAGCTCTTCTAAGCAGTGCCAAATAGAACAATCTATATCTACTGATGAACCCCATATTGAAGGACGGTCCCTTAACTTCTACACAAAAGAAAGATCCACTAGTACCAATGGTGCACCTTTTTACTTGGCCTCCAGATCACAAGATGAAGAAATGGATCAGATGTTAGACCATATTCAAACTTCAAAGTTTCTTGATTCAACTGCAACTAATTCTGAAGGCAACTTGACTAAAATGTTGTCCAGAGACCAACAATCTGTCAGGTTTACTGGTCATCTGTTAGATAAGCAAAACCAGAAGATAATTTTTTCTGCTGACACCACTGAGAAAAAGGAGAACAATGAGAATGCAAACATGGAAGCCCAGCAAGATTTAAAGTCTGAGAGTGAAAGAAGTGGTGTTCTCAAGGTTATTGCAGGCTATGCCCATCCCATGCCAATTTCATCAGTGCTATTAAGAAGACAAGAAAATGAtctatatatttgtgttttatGTGGTCAACCATTGCATGAGGATAGAACTATTTTCATGTACAAGGCCCCAATGGAAGGAGAAGAAAAGGGGTGCCCTTCTTTTATTGGTCAGGTTTCTATACGTTTCCAATTTTCAGATGGTGCCTTTCGTGGAGAT ATTGAACTGGACAGTGCTGCTGTGCAGTTGACACCATTTGGGCAATCACTTGTGTTGTTCAATAGTGTAATAGCCCCAAGCTGCAG GGAGGGTGATATAAAGTGCCAGTGCTCATTATGTGCTTTGAACATTTTCGAGGAAAATGCAGTAAAGATTATGCAAATTAGAAATGGTTATCTCTCTCTCATTACTAAACTGAAAACGACGCTAAGGGTCTGTTGTATATTGGTGTGTCCACCTGATCACCTAGTTGCTGTGGAAGAAAGTGGAAAGCTGTACGTATGGGTCATGAATACAAATTGGAG TGCGGAGACAGAAAAACGCTGTTTGCTGCCACCCGATTGCCCACCCTTTTCTACAATGAAATTGAAAAGAATACCAAATTCTGCTAGTTTGGTTCTTGGGTACAATGGTTTCGGGGAATTTAGACTATG GGATATAAAGAAGTGCATGCTTGTGTCAAACTTTTCTGCTGCCAGTACTTCTGTTTTCCAATGTCTTCCGGTCAGTCTTTTTAGATGGCAAAGAAAATTCACCGCTCCAGCGGGGGTCACTGAAGAGATTATTAACGAAATAACAGATGTCACAAAGATGTCTTTCTTGGAAAAGTGTGACAATCGACCCTTCTGCTTATTAGAGGATAAAGATGTGGCAATCTGGGTTCTCATTTCAACTGCTCCTGATTCAAATTCGTCTGCTTATCAATCTAGTGACCAGCAGACTGATCCAGATCATTGGTGGAGGCTCGCTCTATTGGTTAATAACACAATGATCATGGGAAATTCTCTAGATCCAAG GGCTACTGCAATTGGTTATTCAGCTGGTCATGGGATTATTGGGAGAAGTGATGGATTGGTCTATACATGGGAACTAACTACAGGGAAAAGGCTCCAAACTCTGCATCACTTCAAAG ATGCAGCTGTGTCATCCATTGTCTCCGATAATTCTAGTCATCGTGCAGTGGCCATAGCCAGCGATGGAGGTCAGTTGCTGGTATATTTGCCATGTTAA
- the LOC101261411 gene encoding uncharacterized protein isoform X8, whose amino-acid sequence MAKFIDERSDGLEILSIGKLYTGLWDKKYWSSSRGKDRYPYPIGYNALRTQNGVSYKMEIHEGLNGPLFTISSTDRQSCSGQTPDIAWESFQKKGCQIKLLHGKRHSSKIDGVEFFGFKNTFVQRLLRELVANTRGTPEQNFLSSISLRNETSEAVNQTELTVSKTDPSLLTHTEKPQSTGKRNMKGRTNNIKSTANTSLKKPRRQNKSSDIKGLNPVQQEYGDHPPSFSSSKRSCNSSEALQESETLQTINEREKVLVTIVESFDKDDHLKVDNLISRGGSKHLNTKTEVPLEEVVANTSGTPEQNFLSSISLRNETSEAVNQTEHRVSETDPNLLTHVENPQSAGKRNRIGRANNIKSAANSSLKKPRRQNKSSDIKDLNSSQPEYGEHLPPFSSSKGSCNSSEALQESETLQTINEREEVVVPVVESFYKDDHLIVDSLSSQGGRKHLNTKTEVPLQELLANISGVSEQNLLLSNSLGKETSEAVNQTEHRGSKTDQNLLTHMAKPPRAGKRNSKGRTNNIKSAANVSLKKPRRQNKSSNIKASHSGQQEYGEHLPPFSSSKGSCNSAEALQESENLQTIIEREKVLVPVVESFDKNDHLIVDSLSSQEGRKHLNCETEKPVEEYTEVQKDGKLVIENQMTAEKDGESPVENGTQRNNDANLWAPDTLDHQSDESFSLTAEIVKDVAAAVSTNVPDSPIIGSRPESEMGTSSLEVNSQKSEPDSAGHEIANTMMTFLLPRALPLIRTYTRKKKNDTKSPVISIHNSQDENKKIGLYLDSTSVSELDKNSLLRQKKENASSPFRGCVPASTACSLAEAIVPDSFDNYESGYTPSQGLAQILQVAEVAKEDHSVQGLCTCRPEIVEPSKSDNLEEAACNGETGTERENDFLPRTHKFLQASRKEVSGSKSTGAIVTGSLTKIPLSGESMMQHVSLSESIICRDFRDDSVPESNTDIKAMHTSHFLQGSSSKQCQIEQSISTDEPHIEGRSLNFYTKERSTSTNGAPFYLASRSQDEEMDQMLDHIQTSKFLDSTATNSEGNLTKMLSRDQQSVRFTGHLLDKQNQKIIFSADTTEKKENNENANMEAQQDLKSESERSGVLKVIAGYAHPMPISSVLLRRQENDLYICVLCGQPLHEDRTIFMYKAPMEGEEKGCPSFIGQVSIRFQFSDGAFRGDIELDSAAVQLTPFGQSLVLFNSVIAPSCREGDIKCQCSLCALNIFEENAVKIMQIRNGYLSLITKLKTTLRVCCILVCPPDHLVAVEESGKLYVWVMNTNWRDIKKCMLVSNFSAASTSVFQCLPVSLFRWQRKFTAPAGVTEEIINEITDVTKMSFLEKCDNRPFCLLEDKDVAIWVLISTAPDSNSSAYQSSDQQTDPDHWWRLALLVNNTMIMGNSLDPRATAIGYSAGHGIIGRSDGLVYTWELTTGKRLQTLHHFKDAAVSSIVSDNSSHRAVAIASDGGQLLVYLPC is encoded by the exons GGAAAAGACCGCTATCCTTATCCTATTGGATACAATGCTCTTAGGACTCAAAATGGAGTCTCTTACAAAATGGAAATTCATGAAGGCCTCAATGGGCCATTATTTACG ATTAGTTCTACAGATAGGCAATCATGTAGTGGGCAAACTCCAGATATTGCATGGGAGAGTTTCCAGAAAAAAGGATGTCAAATAAAATTGTTGCATGGAAAGAGACACTCCAGTAAGATTGATGGTGTGGAG TTTTTCGGGTTCAAGAACACGTTTGTTCAGAGGTTACTCAGGGAATTGGTGGCAAATACCCGTGGAACGCCAGAGCAGAATTTCTTGTCGTCTATCTCTCTTAGAAATGAGACATCTGAGGCAGTAAACCAAACTGAACTCACGGTATCAAAAACAGATCCTAGTTTGCTAACACACACGGAAAAACCACAAAGTACTGGGAAGAGAAATATGAAAGGTAGAACCAATAATATCAAGTCAACTGCCAATACAAGTCTCAAAAAACCTCGACGTCAGAATAAAAGCAGCGATATCAAAGGTTTGAATCCCGTCCAACAAGAATATGGTGATCATCCGCCTTCCTTCTCCTCAAGTAAAAGGTCTTGCAATAGTTCAGAAGCATTGCAAGAGTCAGAGACCTTGCAAACAATaaatgagagagaaaaagtGCTGGTTACAATTGTAGAATCTTTTGACAAAGATGATCATCTGAAAGTGGATAACCTTATTTCTCGAGGAGGGAGTAAGCATTTGAATACGAAGACTGAAGTACCATTAGAAGAAGTGGTGGCAAATACCAGTGGAACGCCAGAGCAGAATTTCTTGTCATCTATCTCTCTTAGGAATGAAACATCTGAGGCAGTAAACCAAACTGAACACAGGGTATCAGAAACAGATCCTAATCTGCTAACACATGTGGAAAACCCACAAAGTGCTGGGAAGAGAAATAGGATAGGTAGAGCCAATAATATCAAGTCAGCTGCCAATAGCAGTCTCAAAAAACCTCGACGACAGAATAAAAGTAGTGACATCAAAGATTTGAATTCCAGCCAACCGGAATATGGTGAACATCTGCCTCCCTTCTCCTCAAGTAAAGGATCTTGCAATAGTTCAGAAGCATTGCAAGAGTCAGAGACCTTGCAAACAATTAATGAGAGAGAAGAAGTTGTGGTTCCAGTTGTAGAATCTTTTTATAAAGATGATCATCTGATAGTAGATAGTCTTAGTTCTCAAGGAGGGAGGAAGCATTTGAATACCAAGACTGAAGTACCATTACAAGAATTGTTGGCAAATATCAGTGGAGTGTCAGAGCAGAATCTCTTGTTGTCTAACTCTCTTGGAAAGGAGACATCCGAGGCAGTAAATCAAACAGAACACAGGGGATCAAAAACAGATCAAAATCTGCTAACTCACATGGCAAAACCACCAAGAGCTGGGAAGAGAAATAGTAAAGGTAGAACCAATAATATCAAGTCAGCTGCCAATGTCAGTCTCAAAAAACCTCGACGTCAGAATAAAAGTAGCAATATCAAAGCTTCGCATTCCGGCCAACAGGAATATGGCGAACATCTGCCTCCCTTTTCCTCAAGCAAAGGGTCTTGCAATAGTGCAGAAGCATTGCAAGAGTCAGAGAATTTGCAAACTATAATTGAGAGAGAAAAAGTTCTGGTTCCAGTTGTAGAATCTTTTGACAAAAATGATCATCTAATAGTAGATAGTCTTAGTTCTCAAGAAGGGAGGAAGCATTTAAATTGTGAGACTGAAAAACCAGTAGAAGAATATACTGAAGTACAAAAAGATGGAAAGCTG GTGATTGAGAACCAAATGACTGCAGAGAAGGATGGAGAATCACCGGTCGAGAATGGAACACAGAGAAATAATGATGCCAATCTTTGGGCACCTGATACTTTGGATCACCAATCAG ATGAATCTTTTAGTCTCACTGCAGAGATTGTGAAGGATGTTGCAGCTGCTGTTAGTACCAATGTTCCTGACTCTCCAATAATTGGTTCACGGCCAGAAAGTGAAATGGGTACATCTAGTTTGGAAGTGAATTCACAGAAAAGTGAGCCAGATTCTGCTGGACATGAAATAGCCAACACAATGATGACATTTCTGCTTCCTCGAGCACTTCCTTTGATTAGGACATAcactagaaagaaaaagaatgatacAAAATCACCAGTAATATCCATCCACAATTCTCAGGATGAAAATAAGAAGATTGGCCTCTATCTTGACTCCACATCTG TCAGTGAGCTTGACAAGAATTCACTGCTCAGacagaaaaaggaaaatgcCAGTTCTCCATTTCGAGGTTGTGTTCCAGCATCTACAGCTTGTTCCCTTGCAGAAGCTATTGTCCCTGATAGTTTTGATAATTATGAAAGTGGATATACTCCAAGTCAGGGGTTAGCTCAGATTCTACAAGTAGCTGAAGTTGCTAAAGAAGATCATAGTGTTCAAGGTTTATGTACCTGCAGACCTGAAATCGTGGAGCCATCAAAGAGTGATAATTTAGAAGAAGCAGCTTGCAATGGTGAAACAG GAACAGAAAGAGAAAATGACTTCTTACCAAGAACACATAAATTTCTTCAAGCATCAAGAAAGGAAGTTAGTGGAAGCAAAAGCACTGGAGCAATTGTCACTGGGAGCTTAACTAAGATTCCACTTTCTGGTGAATCAATGATGCAACATGTTTCTTTATCTGAAAGTATCATCTGCAGAGATTTCAGAGATGATTCTGTTCCAGAGTCAAATACGGACATAAAAGCAATGCACACCTCACATTTCTTACAAGGGAGCTCTTCTAAGCAGTGCCAAATAGAACAATCTATATCTACTGATGAACCCCATATTGAAGGACGGTCCCTTAACTTCTACACAAAAGAAAGATCCACTAGTACCAATGGTGCACCTTTTTACTTGGCCTCCAGATCACAAGATGAAGAAATGGATCAGATGTTAGACCATATTCAAACTTCAAAGTTTCTTGATTCAACTGCAACTAATTCTGAAGGCAACTTGACTAAAATGTTGTCCAGAGACCAACAATCTGTCAGGTTTACTGGTCATCTGTTAGATAAGCAAAACCAGAAGATAATTTTTTCTGCTGACACCACTGAGAAAAAGGAGAACAATGAGAATGCAAACATGGAAGCCCAGCAAGATTTAAAGTCTGAGAGTGAAAGAAGTGGTGTTCTCAAGGTTATTGCAGGCTATGCCCATCCCATGCCAATTTCATCAGTGCTATTAAGAAGACAAGAAAATGAtctatatatttgtgttttatGTGGTCAACCATTGCATGAGGATAGAACTATTTTCATGTACAAGGCCCCAATGGAAGGAGAAGAAAAGGGGTGCCCTTCTTTTATTGGTCAGGTTTCTATACGTTTCCAATTTTCAGATGGTGCCTTTCGTGGAGAT ATTGAACTGGACAGTGCTGCTGTGCAGTTGACACCATTTGGGCAATCACTTGTGTTGTTCAATAGTGTAATAGCCCCAAGCTGCAG GGAGGGTGATATAAAGTGCCAGTGCTCATTATGTGCTTTGAACATTTTCGAGGAAAATGCAGTAAAGATTATGCAAATTAGAAATGGTTATCTCTCTCTCATTACTAAACTGAAAACGACGCTAAGGGTCTGTTGTATATTGGTGTGTCCACCTGATCACCTAGTTGCTGTGGAAGAAAGTGGAAAGCTGTACGTATGGGTCATGAATACAAATTGGAG GGATATAAAGAAGTGCATGCTTGTGTCAAACTTTTCTGCTGCCAGTACTTCTGTTTTCCAATGTCTTCCGGTCAGTCTTTTTAGATGGCAAAGAAAATTCACCGCTCCAGCGGGGGTCACTGAAGAGATTATTAACGAAATAACAGATGTCACAAAGATGTCTTTCTTGGAAAAGTGTGACAATCGACCCTTCTGCTTATTAGAGGATAAAGATGTGGCAATCTGGGTTCTCATTTCAACTGCTCCTGATTCAAATTCGTCTGCTTATCAATCTAGTGACCAGCAGACTGATCCAGATCATTGGTGGAGGCTCGCTCTATTGGTTAATAACACAATGATCATGGGAAATTCTCTAGATCCAAG GGCTACTGCAATTGGTTATTCAGCTGGTCATGGGATTATTGGGAGAAGTGATGGATTGGTCTATACATGGGAACTAACTACAGGGAAAAGGCTCCAAACTCTGCATCACTTCAAAG ATGCAGCTGTGTCATCCATTGTCTCCGATAATTCTAGTCATCGTGCAGTGGCCATAGCCAGCGATGGAGGTCAGTTGCTGGTATATTTGCCATGTTAA